From Halobacteriovorax sp. GB3, a single genomic window includes:
- a CDS encoding OsmC domain/YcaO domain-containing protein yields MQVNVRFLDNLKLEASFDDFKILTDQPVRYKGDGTAPSPFDYFLASSALCAAYFVKVYCKARNIPTEDIKVTQNNLVDPENRYHQDLQIQIELPESISEKDREGILRAMDRCTVKRVIQNEPKFIIEQRDLTGASSTPLYESESAPGVKTLIAGKDRSLEETIEVMTKLLSDLGINIEIASWRNPVPHVWSVHVRDADSPMCYTNGKGATKDSALCSALGEYLERISNNYFYNDYYLGEELSNAEFVHYPDEQWFTIPNDNSIPEGLMDQHLLEVYGNDGELQANHLIDTNSGNEERGICALPFTRYSDQEKIYIPANLIGNLFVSNGMSAGNTKFEARVQCLSEVFERAVKNQIITEQMALPTVPNEVLEKYPTIVEGIKKLEEEGFPILVKDASLGGRFPVMCVTLMNPKTGGVFASFGAHPQFEVALERSLTELLQGRSFEGMNDVPAATFNEFAVTEHNNIVDHFIDSTGVVSWKFFSSDADYDFVEWDFKGTTQEEFNYLMSILDELGKEAYIADYEDLGASACRILVPDYSEIYLPEDLIWDNNNQALLYRKEILNLHSLNEEELSSLVEKLEESELDNYMPVTELIGVSFDESSAWAQLVLAELKALIHIALGDYEQAKEFIELLGSFNDNTPARRKFFQALNIVLDIVINDDLEFEHYQENLVRMYGEDLVNEIVKLINGENNFYGLSETDMNFKNNDKHLKLIESYHKLHKKRAEFYQANES; encoded by the coding sequence ATGCAAGTAAACGTACGATTCTTAGATAACTTAAAACTTGAGGCCAGCTTCGATGACTTCAAAATACTCACCGATCAACCCGTTCGCTACAAAGGCGATGGCACGGCACCCAGTCCCTTCGACTACTTTCTAGCTTCATCCGCCCTATGCGCGGCCTACTTTGTCAAAGTCTACTGCAAGGCCAGAAACATCCCTACAGAAGATATCAAGGTCACACAAAATAACCTCGTCGATCCAGAGAATCGATACCACCAAGACCTTCAAATTCAAATTGAACTACCTGAGTCCATAAGCGAAAAAGACCGTGAAGGAATTCTTCGCGCCATGGATCGTTGCACCGTTAAGCGTGTCATTCAAAATGAGCCAAAGTTTATCATTGAACAACGTGACCTAACAGGAGCATCAAGTACTCCTCTCTATGAAAGTGAATCCGCTCCAGGAGTTAAAACTCTCATTGCAGGAAAAGACCGCTCGCTCGAAGAGACGATTGAAGTCATGACAAAGCTTCTTAGTGATCTGGGTATTAATATTGAGATCGCATCTTGGAGAAATCCAGTACCTCACGTGTGGTCAGTTCATGTTAGAGATGCCGACTCACCGATGTGCTATACAAATGGTAAGGGAGCGACAAAAGATTCTGCCCTTTGTTCGGCCCTTGGTGAATACTTAGAGCGAATTAGTAATAATTATTTCTATAACGATTACTACCTTGGTGAAGAGCTTTCAAACGCTGAGTTTGTGCACTACCCAGATGAGCAGTGGTTTACGATTCCAAATGACAACTCTATTCCCGAAGGCTTGATGGATCAACATCTTCTTGAAGTTTATGGAAATGATGGTGAGCTACAGGCGAATCATCTCATCGATACAAACTCAGGAAATGAAGAAAGAGGAATTTGCGCTCTGCCTTTTACAAGATACAGTGATCAAGAAAAAATCTATATTCCGGCAAATCTCATCGGAAACCTCTTCGTTAGTAATGGGATGAGTGCAGGAAATACGAAGTTTGAAGCACGCGTTCAGTGTCTTTCTGAAGTATTTGAAAGAGCTGTCAAAAATCAAATTATTACAGAGCAAATGGCACTGCCGACAGTTCCAAATGAAGTTCTAGAAAAGTATCCCACTATTGTAGAGGGAATCAAAAAGCTTGAAGAAGAGGGATTCCCTATTCTTGTTAAAGACGCTTCTCTTGGAGGAAGATTTCCAGTGATGTGTGTGACATTGATGAATCCAAAAACAGGTGGAGTCTTCGCCTCATTTGGAGCTCACCCACAATTTGAAGTAGCGCTAGAAAGAAGTTTGACAGAGCTTTTACAAGGAAGAAGCTTTGAGGGAATGAATGATGTTCCAGCGGCAACGTTTAATGAATTTGCCGTTACAGAACACAATAATATCGTCGATCACTTTATTGATTCAACTGGTGTTGTCTCATGGAAGTTCTTTAGCAGCGATGCCGATTATGATTTCGTTGAATGGGACTTCAAAGGAACAACACAAGAAGAATTCAACTACCTTATGAGCATTCTTGATGAGCTTGGTAAGGAAGCTTATATTGCCGATTATGAGGATCTAGGAGCAAGTGCATGTCGTATTCTCGTTCCTGATTATTCTGAAATCTATCTACCAGAAGATCTGATTTGGGATAATAACAATCAAGCCCTTCTCTATCGAAAAGAAATTCTAAATCTTCACAGCTTGAACGAAGAGGAACTTTCTAGTCTTGTAGAAAAGCTTGAAGAGAGTGAGCTTGATAATTATATGCCAGTAACTGAGCTTATTGGCGTTAGTTTCGATGAAAGTTCAGCATGGGCACAACTTGTTCTTGCCGAACTAAAAGCACTTATTCACATTGCTCTTGGAGACTACGAGCAAGCAAAGGAGTTCATCGAACTTCTTGGATCATTTAACGATAACACTCCTGCTAGAAGAAAATTCTTTCAGGCCTTAAATATAGTTCTCGATATTGTTATTAATGACGATCTAGAGTTTGAACATTACCAAGAGAATCTCGTGCGTATGTATGGAGAAGATCTTGTTAATGAAATCGTGAAGCTTATTAATGGTGAAAATAACTTCTACGGTCTTAGTGAAACTGATATGAACTTCAAAAATAATGACAAACATTTGAAGCTCATTGAAAGTTATCACAAGCTACATAAGAAAAGAGCTGAGTTCTATCAAGCGAATGAGAGCTAG
- a CDS encoding putative zinc-binding metallopeptidase, whose translation MRSLLIILFFVLSAKAHETSGDCHNLIEVNSPISKLAEVGELYYLVAGDPVVEDSICIYQEDDSFYNNYVQNLSKSKDRVSKEINGISFVDENPRLLDAFSKLTTKVELFSSEAETYSSKCKKVLCAAKEIFGDQLAPRLVYILDKYGLNGSHLSFKNTSPWTIKELELVINGLRDLPDGMLPIEKNRSLVRHLRGTTYAMYASRGNCVAANAELRFFDCWEKIGKDYKKVVTMSHELGHYIGDALDADRSNEWNEVSGWSSETTFSFGLDLYNTTWSHGENSCFLSRYAQSNPLEDFAETFVSYRYKADILKKECPKKYTYMKEHIFNGIEFTKDKNFCDNRKNYIKNEKQRRMDKLFKLF comes from the coding sequence ATGCGCTCTCTTTTAATCATTCTTTTCTTTGTATTGAGCGCTAAGGCCCATGAGACTAGTGGAGATTGTCATAATCTTATCGAAGTGAATTCTCCCATTTCCAAGCTTGCTGAAGTTGGTGAATTGTATTATCTCGTAGCAGGAGATCCTGTTGTTGAAGACTCAATTTGCATTTATCAAGAAGATGATTCATTTTATAATAATTACGTTCAAAATCTCTCAAAATCAAAAGATCGTGTTTCAAAAGAAATTAATGGAATCTCTTTTGTTGATGAAAATCCAAGACTACTCGATGCTTTTTCAAAGCTAACAACTAAAGTAGAGCTCTTTTCAAGTGAAGCTGAGACTTATTCAAGTAAATGTAAGAAAGTCCTTTGCGCTGCCAAAGAAATCTTTGGCGATCAGCTGGCACCTCGTTTAGTTTATATTCTTGATAAGTACGGTCTCAATGGCTCGCATCTTTCATTTAAAAATACATCCCCTTGGACTATTAAAGAGCTTGAACTTGTGATTAATGGACTAAGAGACCTTCCCGATGGAATGTTGCCGATAGAAAAAAACAGAAGTCTTGTTCGCCACTTGCGAGGAACGACTTATGCTATGTATGCCAGTAGAGGGAATTGTGTTGCAGCCAATGCGGAACTTCGCTTTTTTGACTGCTGGGAGAAAATAGGAAAAGACTATAAAAAAGTCGTTACAATGTCTCATGAACTTGGCCATTATATTGGGGATGCTCTTGATGCCGATCGATCTAATGAGTGGAATGAAGTGAGTGGATGGAGTAGCGAGACAACATTTTCATTTGGTCTTGACTTATATAATACAACTTGGTCTCACGGAGAGAATTCTTGTTTTCTTTCTCGCTACGCTCAGAGTAATCCCTTAGAAGACTTTGCAGAAACTTTTGTTTCCTATCGCTATAAGGCCGATATTTTAAAAAAAGAATGCCCGAAAAAGTATACTTATATGAAAGAGCACATCTTTAATGGAATCGAATTTACAAAAGATAAGAATTTCTGTGATAACCGCAAAAACTATATAAAAAATGAAAAACAACGCCGTATGGATAAGCTATTCAAACTCTTTTAA
- a CDS encoding M12 family metallopeptidase: MQKESKWKSSDEISVLFLDDDQEKIELFEMAISQWQKYINLKITLYYSKRELSSRKNVIRVSFNEKEGRNYSAIGTGFNDGFFVKKRLNIAEVKENKIKFYQTSLHEFGHALGLLHEHQHPNAYDGVSDDQLKKICSMMYFIDVNDEHELGRCLYNIAPLEHNKKKYSISEYDVYSVMHYENAARKSEFPEPKHAMGLSLEDKTFIANEYPKEQPLDNEEIELMHNQDREEDLRWILETYQSENCKLERVDDKLYLTKVSYEKSKTVRIPSFSHLDSWFDACKRATSN; encoded by the coding sequence ATTCAAAAAGAAAGTAAATGGAAATCTTCTGATGAGATTTCTGTTCTCTTTTTAGATGATGATCAAGAGAAGATCGAATTATTTGAAATGGCCATTTCTCAGTGGCAAAAGTATATCAATTTAAAAATAACTCTCTATTATTCAAAGCGTGAGCTTTCGAGCCGAAAGAACGTTATTCGCGTGAGCTTTAATGAAAAAGAGGGGCGAAATTATTCTGCCATTGGAACTGGTTTTAATGACGGATTTTTCGTGAAAAAACGTTTGAATATAGCTGAAGTTAAAGAAAATAAAATCAAATTTTATCAAACTTCTTTACATGAATTTGGGCACGCCCTTGGATTGCTGCATGAGCATCAACACCCTAACGCCTATGACGGTGTTAGTGATGATCAATTAAAAAAGATTTGTTCTATGATGTACTTTATTGATGTCAATGATGAACATGAATTAGGGCGATGTCTTTATAATATTGCACCACTTGAGCATAACAAAAAGAAATATTCAATTTCTGAATATGATGTTTATTCCGTTATGCACTATGAAAATGCTGCGAGAAAATCTGAATTTCCTGAACCAAAGCACGCTATGGGACTTTCTCTTGAGGATAAAACTTTCATTGCTAATGAATACCCTAAAGAGCAACCTCTTGATAACGAAGAAATTGAATTAATGCACAATCAAGATAGGGAAGAGGATCTTCGTTGGATTCTCGAAACGTATCAAAGTGAGAATTGTAAGCTTGAAAGAGTTGATGATAAACTCTATCTTACAAAAGTCTCTTATGAAAAATCAAAGACAGTGAGAATTCCAAGTTTCTCACATCTCGACTCTTGGTTTGATGCCTGTAAAAGGGCGACCTCCAACTAG
- a CDS encoding ATP-binding protein: MKEAPIPKDEKERILKLKSYHILDTDQEAIFDEITCSVAAICEAKIALVSLIDTDRQWFKSRHGLEASETPRNVSYCGHAIMSDQLFIVPDATKDDRFCDNPLLTGEPHVRFYAGAPLVTPDGFKIGTLCVIDDKPKELTDAQKIALTSLSKQVVCYLEMQKLAKTLENQNYKFNKIINNVMDGLVIQNESGKMIDFNDRALEILNISEDELLGSDNHDPKWKTIKENGEPFQPDDHPSNRVLKEKKAISETVMGLEVNGLNRWININSLPLEIEDQFVAVTTFSDITDQKNYEKKLQEINERLDLALEGAGLGIWDWDLVTNDVCFDKRWAEMLGLDIETLPMELSTWQDRVHPDDLENCYTDIKRYMDGETDRYENIHRMKHVDGHWVYILDRGRISGRDSEGKPIRFTGTHFDITDLKMAQEKAKAAEVAKSNFLANMSHEIRTPMNGIIGMISLLNETDLTDDQRDMTSTVKSSGETLLKIINDILDVSKIDAGKLILEEHPFHLQNTLDEVSHLMGQISKEKDISINTHLDNSLPSLFLGDVIRIKQVIMNLLSNAIKFSPIKENVYVTIDGKKSSDDQFLLKIEVLDRGIGISEQDQKELFKDFHQVDASTTRQFGGTGLGLSISLKLAKMMGGDISVKSEKDKGACFTFTLPLKVPDKSSLIKVDTKEELENFSKKYPQSILVVEDNLINQKLAKRMFHRLGYEVDMAENGLESVEMVRNKDYTLVFMDMQMPVMDGISATKEILKFRRDLTIVAMTANVLEEDKKRCLDAGMTDFIGKPISLEDLAGIIKALL; the protein is encoded by the coding sequence ATGAAAGAAGCACCAATTCCTAAGGACGAAAAAGAGCGTATCTTAAAGCTTAAGTCCTACCATATTCTAGATACTGACCAAGAAGCAATTTTCGATGAAATTACTTGTAGTGTTGCGGCCATTTGTGAAGCAAAGATCGCTTTGGTAAGCCTCATTGATACAGATAGGCAATGGTTTAAGTCACGCCATGGATTAGAGGCCAGTGAAACCCCTCGAAATGTTTCTTACTGCGGTCATGCCATTATGTCTGATCAACTTTTTATTGTTCCTGATGCAACAAAAGATGATCGCTTTTGCGACAACCCACTTCTTACTGGAGAGCCTCATGTTCGCTTCTATGCAGGTGCTCCTCTTGTTACCCCGGATGGATTTAAAATTGGTACCCTTTGTGTCATCGACGATAAACCTAAAGAGTTAACTGATGCTCAAAAAATTGCGCTGACATCACTTTCTAAGCAAGTTGTTTGCTATTTAGAAATGCAAAAACTAGCTAAAACTCTTGAAAATCAAAATTATAAATTCAATAAGATTATTAATAATGTCATGGATGGTCTTGTCATCCAAAATGAATCTGGGAAGATGATTGACTTTAATGATAGGGCCCTTGAAATTCTTAATATTAGCGAAGACGAATTACTTGGTAGTGATAATCATGATCCCAAGTGGAAGACAATTAAAGAAAATGGTGAGCCTTTTCAACCAGACGATCATCCATCTAATCGTGTTTTAAAAGAGAAGAAGGCCATTTCTGAAACAGTCATGGGTCTAGAAGTTAATGGTTTAAACCGATGGATTAATATCAATTCCCTTCCTCTTGAAATTGAAGATCAATTTGTTGCCGTCACAACTTTTTCAGATATTACTGATCAGAAAAATTATGAAAAGAAACTTCAAGAAATTAATGAACGCTTAGACCTTGCGCTTGAAGGGGCTGGACTTGGTATTTGGGATTGGGATCTCGTCACAAATGATGTCTGTTTTGATAAGCGATGGGCCGAGATGTTAGGGCTTGATATCGAAACTCTTCCAATGGAGCTTTCTACTTGGCAAGATCGAGTCCACCCAGATGATTTAGAAAATTGTTACACTGATATTAAACGCTACATGGACGGTGAAACTGATCGTTACGAAAATATTCATCGCATGAAACATGTTGATGGTCATTGGGTTTATATCTTAGACCGAGGAAGAATCTCTGGCCGTGATAGTGAGGGAAAGCCGATTCGTTTTACTGGGACACATTTCGATATAACCGATCTTAAAATGGCACAAGAAAAAGCAAAGGCCGCAGAGGTTGCTAAGTCTAACTTTCTTGCCAATATGTCTCACGAAATTAGAACTCCAATGAATGGAATTATTGGAATGATCTCGCTTCTGAATGAAACCGATCTTACCGATGATCAACGTGATATGACGTCTACTGTTAAGTCTTCAGGCGAGACACTTTTAAAAATTATCAACGATATCTTAGATGTCTCTAAGATCGATGCTGGAAAACTTATCTTAGAAGAACATCCTTTTCATTTGCAAAATACACTTGATGAAGTGTCCCATTTGATGGGACAGATTTCGAAAGAAAAAGATATTTCGATTAACACTCATCTTGACAATTCTTTACCGTCTCTTTTTCTTGGAGACGTCATTCGTATTAAACAAGTCATTATGAATTTGCTAAGTAATGCAATTAAGTTCTCTCCAATAAAAGAAAATGTCTACGTCACGATCGATGGTAAAAAATCTAGTGATGATCAATTTCTATTAAAAATCGAAGTTTTAGATCGTGGAATTGGAATTAGTGAGCAAGATCAAAAAGAACTCTTCAAAGACTTTCATCAAGTCGATGCCAGTACGACACGTCAATTTGGTGGTACAGGACTTGGGCTCTCTATTAGCTTAAAGCTTGCTAAAATGATGGGAGGAGATATTTCTGTTAAAAGTGAAAAGGACAAGGGAGCGTGCTTTACTTTTACACTACCATTGAAAGTTCCAGATAAAAGCTCTTTAATTAAAGTCGATACAAAAGAGGAGTTGGAGAATTTTTCAAAGAAATATCCACAATCGATTCTCGTTGTTGAAGACAATCTCATAAACCAAAAACTTGCTAAGAGAATGTTTCATCGTCTGGGTTATGAAGTTGATATGGCCGAAAATGGGCTTGAATCTGTTGAGATGGTTCGAAACAAAGATTACACTCTCGTTTTTATGGATATGCAAATGCCTGTGATGGATGGAATTAGTGCGACAAAAGAAATTTTAAAATTTCGTCGTGATTTAACGATCGTGGCCATGACAGCAAATGTTCTAGAAGAAGATAAGAAGAGGTGTTTAGATGCTGGTATGACCGACTTTATTGGTAAGCCAATTTCTTTAGAAGACTTAGCAGGAATTATAAAGGCATTACTTTAG
- a CDS encoding methyl-accepting chemotaxis protein codes for MLKSMSLQKRLSLSVIFVVAISFVAISFYSYNKSSELIKAEAFERAKEMSLKFSKDIKSTIDEAFTMTRTMAYALKGMRSKGEVNRLGVLEAQKLMLENTKFLYGTGVYFEPNALDGKDDNFKGTTEFGEEGRYGPWVRRDGDKTVVESSSSESMETPGQGDWYLIPKKTKKESSIEPYVYELDDGTKIQITSPTTPVVIDGKFYGIAQVDILLGDISSLVSKIKPYGTGYAQLISADKKYISHPDEKMIDKPVPKEETLTLSALTKGEIVTNESNDRYEVMIPIDVGKTGNKWLLKVVVPIDKILAPTKTLATVQAILSLVSIILISIVIYFISLTISKPLTNENRQVELVAKSLSSYSDNLLTLSKNLAEMSNNQSSSLVQTSSAMDEINAMVTRNNQAAKDSKVSAGESRRYADEGRQGTVTLVRSMNEIKNSSEMIASQSAKGNQEIQEIIGIIKQIEEKTAIINDIVFQTKLLSFNASVEAARAGEHGKGFAIVAEEVANLAEISGGASLEITEMLGKSSSKVEEIIATNQSAIESLIKESIDKVDSGIENVEEFTKKLDAIVESSEKVDKLVDQIVDASEQQTTGVSEVAMAINNLDADAQKNSMMAKETSTAAQKVQDDSIGLSGIVKKLDSIISGKAS; via the coding sequence ATGTTAAAGTCCATGAGTCTTCAAAAGCGACTATCTTTGTCGGTTATCTTTGTCGTTGCTATCTCTTTTGTAGCAATCTCTTTTTATAGCTATAACAAATCAAGTGAACTCATCAAGGCCGAGGCCTTTGAAAGAGCGAAAGAGATGTCATTAAAGTTTTCAAAAGATATTAAATCCACAATCGATGAAGCTTTCACCATGACAAGAACCATGGCATACGCGCTTAAGGGAATGAGATCCAAAGGTGAAGTGAATCGTCTTGGTGTTCTTGAAGCGCAAAAACTCATGCTTGAAAATACAAAATTTCTCTATGGTACAGGTGTCTATTTCGAACCAAATGCCCTTGATGGCAAAGATGATAATTTCAAAGGTACAACGGAATTTGGAGAAGAAGGACGTTATGGCCCATGGGTTAGACGAGATGGTGATAAGACGGTTGTTGAGTCAAGTAGTTCAGAGTCGATGGAAACTCCTGGTCAAGGTGATTGGTATCTCATTCCAAAAAAGACAAAGAAAGAATCAAGTATTGAGCCTTATGTTTATGAACTTGATGATGGAACTAAAATTCAGATTACAAGTCCGACAACGCCAGTTGTTATTGATGGAAAATTCTATGGGATTGCTCAAGTTGATATTCTTCTTGGTGATATTTCAAGTCTTGTCTCGAAAATTAAACCCTACGGAACAGGTTATGCTCAATTGATTTCGGCAGATAAGAAATATATCTCCCACCCTGATGAGAAGATGATTGATAAGCCCGTACCTAAAGAAGAGACACTAACTCTGAGCGCACTAACAAAGGGCGAGATTGTAACGAATGAAAGTAATGATCGCTATGAAGTCATGATCCCAATCGATGTTGGAAAAACCGGAAATAAATGGCTATTAAAGGTTGTTGTTCCCATTGATAAAATACTTGCGCCGACAAAAACACTCGCGACAGTGCAGGCCATTCTCTCACTTGTTAGTATTATACTTATTTCTATTGTTATCTATTTTATTTCGTTAACGATTTCTAAACCATTAACAAATGAGAATAGACAGGTTGAATTAGTTGCAAAATCTCTTTCTAGTTATTCTGATAACCTTTTAACTCTTAGTAAAAATCTTGCTGAGATGTCTAATAATCAATCCAGTTCCCTCGTTCAAACATCGAGTGCTATGGATGAGATTAATGCCATGGTAACGCGAAATAACCAGGCGGCTAAAGATTCAAAAGTAAGTGCAGGTGAATCGAGACGCTATGCTGATGAAGGTCGTCAGGGTACGGTAACCCTGGTTAGATCAATGAATGAAATAAAGAACTCTTCAGAAATGATTGCTTCTCAATCGGCCAAGGGAAACCAAGAAATTCAAGAAATCATTGGAATCATCAAGCAGATTGAAGAAAAGACAGCAATCATCAACGATATTGTTTTTCAAACGAAGCTCCTCTCATTTAATGCCTCCGTTGAAGCTGCTCGCGCGGGAGAGCATGGAAAGGGATTTGCTATTGTAGCAGAAGAAGTTGCAAACCTTGCAGAGATCTCAGGTGGTGCATCTTTAGAAATTACAGAAATGCTTGGAAAGAGTTCTTCTAAAGTAGAAGAAATCATAGCAACTAATCAAAGTGCAATCGAATCTCTTATTAAAGAGTCTATTGATAAAGTCGACTCGGGTATTGAAAATGTAGAAGAGTTTACAAAGAAGCTCGATGCAATTGTTGAGAGTTCTGAAAAAGTTGATAAGCTTGTCGATCAGATTGTCGATGCTTCTGAACAACAGACAACTGGAGTATCGGAAGTGGCCATGGCAATTAATAATCTCGATGCCGATGCTCAGAAGAATTCTATGATGGCAAAAGAAACATCAACAGCAGCACAAAAAGTACAGGATGACTCAATTGGTTTAAGTGGAATTGTTAAGAAATTAGATTCAATTATATCGGGAAAGGCCTCCTAG
- a CDS encoding TrmH family RNA methyltransferase: protein MSKKTRAFIQRKFEKELEINKEKSREGLHDLIIVLDHLKGNFNIGKILRTAEIYSIKELHIIGTKFFDPTPAKGALKRVKIYWYNDFSESYERVKSLGFTPLTFDSKSEDYLGSFTLPEKSAFIFGHEEFGPMYDKEAYSDIKRIKIKQYGLTESLNVSIAASISMYEYTRTHS from the coding sequence ATGAGTAAAAAAACAAGGGCCTTCATTCAAAGAAAATTCGAAAAAGAACTAGAAATCAACAAAGAAAAGTCTAGAGAAGGTCTGCACGATCTGATCATCGTACTCGATCACCTCAAAGGCAATTTTAATATAGGAAAAATCCTTAGAACTGCCGAAATCTATTCAATAAAAGAACTTCATATTATTGGTACAAAATTCTTCGATCCAACGCCAGCTAAGGGCGCCCTCAAGCGAGTTAAAATTTATTGGTACAACGATTTTAGTGAGTCTTACGAGAGAGTTAAGTCGCTAGGATTTACACCGCTTACTTTTGATTCTAAATCAGAGGATTATCTTGGATCTTTTACATTGCCGGAAAAGAGCGCTTTTATCTTTGGCCATGAGGAATTTGGACCAATGTATGACAAAGAAGCCTATAGTGATATCAAACGCATTAAAATCAAACAATATGGCCTTACAGAGAGCCTAAATGTCTCGATTGCTGCGTCCATTTCGATGTACGAATATACAAGAACTCACTCCTAA
- a CDS encoding Fic family protein, translating to MDSSEVLKYLQAPLDLRAQEEIEAQYDFISYQCEKVSRAYSLNWSKLAKARLLSSNTLGRVKDSDLRNWDRANQYVNESLSQNEELSLSHVYKLNALVRNEASSIREIPIYGGHLEFIKPEYIEKALSLFEKKILTNLTLSPYEKAFHIYQWIVTIHPFHDGNGRTSRLCSDYVLLGSGILPISFPSSFSSHVCQNINEKRRNKEDCYLSFLKAISHSYEILLGE from the coding sequence ATGGATTCTAGCGAAGTCCTTAAGTATCTTCAGGCTCCTCTTGATCTTCGTGCTCAAGAGGAGATTGAGGCCCAATATGATTTTATCTCATATCAATGCGAGAAGGTGAGTCGTGCCTATTCCTTAAACTGGAGTAAATTGGCCAAGGCGCGGCTTTTAAGTTCAAATACGCTTGGTAGAGTTAAAGACAGTGATCTTAGAAACTGGGATAGGGCCAATCAATATGTAAATGAGTCGCTCTCTCAAAATGAAGAACTCTCATTATCTCATGTTTATAAACTGAATGCACTCGTTCGAAATGAAGCTTCAAGTATCAGAGAAATTCCAATCTATGGTGGTCACTTAGAATTTATTAAACCTGAGTATATTGAAAAAGCTCTTTCTCTTTTTGAAAAAAAGATTCTAACTAACTTAACTTTATCTCCCTATGAAAAGGCCTTTCATATTTACCAGTGGATTGTAACGATTCACCCATTTCATGATGGTAATGGTCGCACATCTCGCCTGTGCTCGGATTATGTACTCCTTGGAAGTGGTATTTTACCAATTAGTTTTCCTAGCTCTTTCTCATCTCATGTTTGTCAAAATATTAATGAGAAAAGACGTAACAAGGAGGATTGCTATCTCTCCTTTCTAAAGGCAATTTCACATAGTTATGAAATTCTTTTAGGAGAATAG
- a CDS encoding ImmA/IrrE family metallo-endopeptidase has protein sequence MLNFTKAVGIALSLLSISSLACDIEGKTGFMPDNDMYISASEKSSNGMDQARFNQIIDRAIEFYTPIIAEKGAKLKVERKWTDGTVNAYARQDGKTWSVFMFGGLARHQDVTPDGFALVLCHELGHHLAGAPKKKMFLFKTWASNEGQSDYWAAAKCFRRIYESDNNDEIVESMDIDPEVEKKCNAVWSNKADLDMCKRISQASKGLAKLLNGGREVSFTTPDKTVVSKTDHNHPKGQCRLDTYFNGALCDKDFNEEVSDRDAKVGVCNRSERYDIGVRPLCWYKPSR, from the coding sequence ATGCTTAATTTTACAAAAGCAGTTGGGATTGCTTTATCACTTCTTTCGATTTCAAGTTTAGCTTGTGATATCGAAGGAAAAACAGGTTTCATGCCAGACAACGACATGTACATTAGTGCATCGGAAAAGTCTTCAAACGGTATGGATCAAGCGCGCTTTAACCAGATCATTGATCGCGCCATCGAATTCTACACGCCAATCATTGCCGAAAAAGGTGCAAAACTAAAAGTAGAAAGAAAGTGGACTGATGGAACAGTTAACGCTTATGCAAGACAAGATGGAAAGACATGGTCTGTATTCATGTTTGGTGGTCTAGCTAGACACCAAGATGTTACTCCAGATGGATTTGCACTTGTTCTTTGTCACGAACTTGGTCACCACCTTGCTGGTGCACCTAAAAAGAAAATGTTTCTTTTTAAAACTTGGGCCTCAAACGAAGGTCAATCAGACTATTGGGCCGCAGCGAAGTGTTTCAGAAGAATCTATGAATCAGACAACAATGATGAAATCGTAGAATCAATGGACATTGATCCAGAAGTTGAAAAGAAGTGTAACGCCGTTTGGTCTAACAAAGCTGACTTAGATATGTGTAAGAGAATTTCTCAAGCATCAAAAGGACTAGCAAAGCTTCTTAACGGTGGAAGAGAAGTTTCTTTTACAACTCCAGATAAGACTGTTGTTTCTAAGACTGATCACAATCACCCTAAAGGACAATGTCGTCTTGACACTTACTTTAATGGTGCATTATGTGATAAAGACTTTAATGAAGAAGTTTCAGACAGAGACGCGAAAGTCGGTGTTTGTAACCGTTCAGAAAGATACGACATTGGGGTTAGACCTCTATGTTGGTACAAGCCATCACGTTAA